The genomic interval CCCCGCGGCTCTCGGGGAACCGGCGCGGATCGGCGCGGATGCCTTCGTGCTCGCCGTGGGAGCCGAGACCGCCAACCTCGTTGCGCCCCTGGGCGAGAACCTCCCCGTGGAGGCGGGGAAGGGCTACAGCATCACCGTCAGAGACGCGCGGGTGCGGCTCTCGCAGCCCCTGCACGTGACGCCGGCGAGGATCGGCTTCACGCCGTTTCGCGGGGCGGTGCGCACGATCGGGACGATGGAGTTCTCCGGCGTCAACCTGCGCCTCGACCGGCGCCGGATCGCGATCCTCGAGCGGGCCGCGCGGCGCTACCTGCCCGGGGCGCTGGAAGGAACGGAGCGCGTCGACTGGGTCGGCATGCGGCCCGTGACGCCGGACGGCCTCCCCGCCATCGGCCGGCTGCCCGGTCTCCCCAACGTGTACGTCGCCACGGGACACCAGATGCTCGGCGTCACGCTGGCCCCCTCGACCGGCCACGCGCTCGCGCAACTCATGCTCGATGGAGGATCGGACATCGACCTCGCCCCCTTCGACCCCGCGCGCTTCGCCTGACGCCCCCGAAACGTCACTTCGGGCACCGCACGAAAGGGTGTTCTCCGGCCACTAAATGAGCGATTGCAGCCCGGCATCGGCGACCGCATCGTGGTGCGCGTCGCCCATGGTGGTCGACCACACGGGGCTGGATGGACGATGGCACCTCTTCGACTCCGCGCGCAGCCCGGGGCGCGAGCCCCGCATCCTCACCGTTGCCGCGTTCTGCTTCTCGCGCCGCTGCTGGCTCTGGGGTGTGGCGACGGCGAACCCGGAACCGCACCGCCGGGAGCGCCCGTACCCACCACACTGGCGATCACCCCCTCGTCCGCGGTCCTGGCCGCCCTGGGACAGACGGTGCAACTGACGGCGACCGTTCGCGATCAGACCGGCACGGTCATGTCCGGCATCGGCGTGAACTGGGCGAGCAGCGATGGCGGAATCGTGACGGTCGATCCCGCCGGGCTGGTTACGGCGGTAGGCAACGGAGCCACGAACATCACGGCCACCGTGCAGGGTGGCGGCGCCTCCGGAGCCGCCGCCATCACGGTTTCGCAGGCGGTCACCGCGCTGACGGTGTCACCCGGCCAGGCCACGATCGACGCGCTGGAAACGCTCCAGCTGACCGCGCAAGCTCTGGACGCGAACGAAAACCCGGTTACCGGGGTGGACTTCTCGTGGCGCTCCGACGACGAGTTGGTGGCTACGGTCAGCGCCGCCGGCCTGGTGACCGCGATAGCGCCGGGATCGGTGGCAATATCCGTGCAGGGGTCCGGAACCGGTCTCATCGCGACCGCGCGGATCGTTGTGAACGTGTCGGAGAGGTTTGCCCTGGTGACGCTGTACAACGCCACCGGGGGCTCGCGCTGGACGAGAAGCGACAACTGGCTGACGGACGCGCCGACCGGCCAATGGCATGGAGTGACCGCCGATGCGGAGGGCCGGGTAACCGGACTGGATCTTTCGGGCATCGGGCTCGAGGGCCCGTTGCCGGAGGAATTCGCACACCTCACGAATCTCCGGCGTCTCAACCTGTCATACAACGGGTTGACCGGTGAAATCCCGGGATACTTGGCGGAGTTCACGGAGCTCGAAGAACTCAGTCTCGCCGTGAACGCGCTCACGGGCCCGATCCCGGCCGAGCTGTCCGGCCTCACCGGCCTGAGAGTACTGGACCTCTCGAACGATCTGTTCGCGGGTCGCAACCGGCTCACCGGACCGGTTCCGCTCGAACTCGCCCAACTGAGCGATCTCGAGGTGCTGGACCTCGCCTTCAACCGCCTGACCGGCCCGATTCCCGCGGCACTCGCAGGCCTGCGGAACCTCACGGTTCTCGACATTGAGCAGAATGACCTGAGCGGCCCGATTCCACCGGATCTGGTCAGCCTCTCGGGTCTTGAGGTTCTCTCGCTCGCCGGCAATCGAATCACCGGCGCCATTCCCTCGGCGCTCGGAGACCTCTCCAATCTCCGCGACCTCAAGCTCCACATGAATCAACTGTCCGGGCCGATCCCGTCCAGTCTGGGGAAGCTGCGTCACCTGGCTCGGTTGTCCCTGTGCTGCAATGTGTTGACGGGCCCGATCCCACCGGAGTTGGGCAACCTTTCGGCCGTCGAGTTTCTCGGACTTCAGGTAAACGAGTTGTCCGGGTCCGTACCTTCCGAATTCGGAGAGCTTTCCGCGCTCCGGCACCTGTACCTGTTCACCAACGCGGATTTGCGCGGGCCGCTTCCGCAGGAACTCGTGAGTCTGCGACTCATCACGTTCGACTGGATACTCACCGGCTTGTGTTCTCCCCCCAACGCCGAATTCCAGGATTGGCTCCGAAGCATTCCCCGCCACCAGGGCGAAGGCGTGTGCCCGGGTTCCGCGCCGTAACCTCTCCCGCGCCCTTCGCTTGACGGTGCGATCCGCGATCCGGGTTGACCGCTCGCGTCGCTCCATGGACACTGTGGGCACCCGAACTCCCCGTACCGAGGCCAGCCGAGTGAGCAAATTCGACGACCTTCGCACCCACTTGCGGGCGATCCGTACGCTCACCCACGGGGTGACGCGCGGGCTGCCGGTCCTCGAGGCGGCGGCGGACCCATACGATCTGTTCCGCGACTGGTTCCGGGATGCGGAGGCCTCGGGGTTGCTCCTGCCCGAGTCGATGGCGCTCGCGACGGCGACCGGCGACGGGCGGCCTTCGGTGCGGATGGTCCTCCTGAAGGGCGTCGGCCCCGACGGCTTCCGCTTCTTCACCAACTACGGCAGCCACAAAGCCGCGGAACTGGACGGCAATCCACAGGCCTCGCTCTGCTTCCACTGGTCCGTGCTCGAGCGGCAGGTGCGCGTTGAAGGGCGTGTCGAGCGCCTCGCGGCGGAAGACTCGGCAGCGTACTTTGCGACGCGCGACCGCGGGAGCCAGATCGGCGCGTGGGCTTCCGCACAGAGCCGCCCGATCGCCGATCGCGCCGGGCTCGAGGCTCAGGTGGCGGAGGCGGAGGCCCGGTTCGAGGGGAGGGACGTGCCACTCCCCGATTTCTGGGGCGGATACACCCTGGTTCCCGACCGGATCGAGTTCTGGCAGGGTCGCGCCAACCGGCTGCACGACCGCCTCGAGTACACGCCGAGCGAAGGGAGCGACGAAGCGGGCGGCGAATGGGCGATCACCCGACTCCAGCCGTGAACGCCCGGCCCGGCCGGCAGCGGTCGAACGCGGCCGGGCTCCTGCCGCGGGCTGCTAGCCCAGGAGGCCGAGTCCGGCCAGCACGACGAGCCCCACCGCGACCGGCACGACGAAGCGCATCACCGGACCCCAGGCGGCGGTGATCCGGAAGCGCCCCGCCCCCTGGTTCGTCTCCGCGCGGAACCGTTCGAACCCCCACGCGAAGGCGACGTAGAGGGAGATCGCGAGCCCGCTCACCGTGAGGAATATGTTCCCCGACACGTAGTCGGCGAGTTCGAACAGGCCGCGGCCGCCGAGCTGCACCGCGGCCCACGGCCCGCCGCCGAGCGCGAGCGGGACCCCCGCGAGGAAGAGGACCGCGAGCACGGTCCACAGCGATCGCCGGCGACTCCAGCCCAGCGAATCCATGGCGCTC from Candidatus Palauibacter australiensis carries:
- a CDS encoding Ig-like domain-containing protein, translating into MAPLRLRAQPGARAPHPHRCRVLLLAPLLALGCGDGEPGTAPPGAPVPTTLAITPSSAVLAALGQTVQLTATVRDQTGTVMSGIGVNWASSDGGIVTVDPAGLVTAVGNGATNITATVQGGGASGAAAITVSQAVTALTVSPGQATIDALETLQLTAQALDANENPVTGVDFSWRSDDELVATVSAAGLVTAIAPGSVAISVQGSGTGLIATARIVVNVSERFALVTLYNATGGSRWTRSDNWLTDAPTGQWHGVTADAEGRVTGLDLSGIGLEGPLPEEFAHLTNLRRLNLSYNGLTGEIPGYLAEFTELEELSLAVNALTGPIPAELSGLTGLRVLDLSNDLFAGRNRLTGPVPLELAQLSDLEVLDLAFNRLTGPIPAALAGLRNLTVLDIEQNDLSGPIPPDLVSLSGLEVLSLAGNRITGAIPSALGDLSNLRDLKLHMNQLSGPIPSSLGKLRHLARLSLCCNVLTGPIPPELGNLSAVEFLGLQVNELSGSVPSEFGELSALRHLYLFTNADLRGPLPQELVSLRLITFDWILTGLCSPPNAEFQDWLRSIPRHQGEGVCPGSAP
- the pdxH gene encoding pyridoxamine 5'-phosphate oxidase, whose amino-acid sequence is MTRGLPVLEAAADPYDLFRDWFRDAEASGLLLPESMALATATGDGRPSVRMVLLKGVGPDGFRFFTNYGSHKAAELDGNPQASLCFHWSVLERQVRVEGRVERLAAEDSAAYFATRDRGSQIGAWASAQSRPIADRAGLEAQVAEAEARFEGRDVPLPDFWGGYTLVPDRIEFWQGRANRLHDRLEYTPSEGSDEAGGEWAITRLQP